A region of Halalkaliarchaeum desulfuricum DNA encodes the following proteins:
- a CDS encoding ethylbenzene dehydrogenase-related protein: MTDRRVGSLALLAGLVVVAVVVLAISGPALGYTTGVNQLPITEMTEEDGLEDPGAEAWAEVDSQTVVLSSAESGVPGYEDTSVGLTDVETAHTDERIYIRLTWDDPTADEHVDDPRAFADAVAVQLPFEQDKEPPIEMGSDGEPVNVWYWTADGEVEELYAGGMGSTTEMDEPIVSTESSYQDGEWSVVFTRDLTTDDRERTEIATDQRLNVAFAVFDGDNAERGGIKAASEWYHYPMDPEPGPSVLELVLWTVGGLAIVAVLVMTVYGIRNVEQ; encoded by the coding sequence ATGACTGACCGTCGCGTCGGTTCCCTCGCCCTTTTGGCGGGGCTGGTCGTCGTCGCGGTCGTGGTACTGGCGATTTCTGGCCCGGCACTGGGATATACAACCGGAGTAAACCAGCTACCCATAACCGAGATGACTGAAGAGGACGGGCTCGAGGATCCCGGTGCGGAGGCGTGGGCGGAGGTCGATTCGCAGACTGTCGTCCTCTCGAGCGCCGAAAGCGGCGTACCCGGATACGAAGACACGTCGGTCGGGCTGACTGACGTCGAGACTGCTCACACCGACGAACGGATATACATCAGGCTCACGTGGGACGACCCCACCGCGGACGAACACGTCGACGATCCCCGGGCGTTCGCCGACGCTGTAGCAGTGCAGTTACCGTTCGAACAGGACAAGGAACCGCCCATCGAGATGGGTAGCGACGGGGAGCCGGTGAACGTCTGGTACTGGACCGCAGACGGCGAGGTCGAGGAGCTGTACGCCGGCGGCATGGGATCGACGACGGAGATGGACGAGCCGATCGTCTCCACCGAGTCCAGCTACCAGGACGGTGAATGGAGTGTCGTCTTCACCCGAGATCTAACTACTGACGACCGGGAGCGGACCGAGATCGCCACCGACCAGCGCCTGAACGTCGCGTTCGCCGTGTTCGATGGCGACAACGCAGAGCGGGGCGGAATCAAGGCCGCAAGCGAGTGGTACCACTACCCGATGGACCCCGAGCCCGGCCCGTCGGTGCTCGAACTGGTGTTGTGGACCGTCGGCGGACTCGCGATCGTCGCGGTGCTCGTGATGACCGTCTACGGGATCAGGAACGTGGAACAATGA
- a CDS encoding molybdopterin-dependent oxidoreductase, with translation MSKTDPHDTTDRTDDANSSGSEGGLDRRRFLQGTGLAALAGASGLGAASELLNFGGLETVDDPIGNYPYREWEDLYREEWDWDSVARSTHGINCTGSCSWNVYVKNGQVWREEQASDYPDINPDLPTNNPRGCQNGACFSDYVNADHRVKYPLRRTGERGEGKWERISWDEALEEIAEHVIEKVQEGEYDGIDSYTPIPAMSPVSFASGTRFVNLLGGVSHSFYDWYCDLPPGQPLTWGHQTDNAESSDWYNADYLIAWGSNINMTRIPDAKYFTESRYGGAKTVGVFSDYSATAIHTDEWLSPDYGTDAALALGMARVIVEEELYDEAHLKEQTDMPILVREDTGKFLRADDVGIDADDPEHAMVMVDADDNLRVAPGSLGTREGKLDFESSIEIDFDPQLDVETTVATADGDVHVRSVWNNLRDRLAEYTPERVHEETGVGRETHQRIAREFADVDRGKIVHGKGVNAWYHNDLGNRALQLLLTLTGNLGENGTGFDHYVGQEKIWLFRGWQNLSFPTGDVRGMPTTLWTYYHADILDVLEDDDQEWVPDEYDTAERIRESIDEGWMPMHPEEREDGTRPDPNTMFIWRANYFGQAKGGRFVEENLWPKLDLVVDINFRMDTTALYSDIVLPAATWYEKYDLNVTDMHTYVHPCTPAIEPMGESKPDWEIFRLLAEKVQEIAQERGIDPIPDRSFDREIDLQSIHDDYVRDWLTGEEGALDDGLAAAEFILENSDETNPDYLDEQITFEDTVEHPQRFLGVDPHWTSSGELDQDNPYVPWQDHIEDKVPWRTYTGRQQYYIDHDWFLDFGEELPTFKEPLETQDTDEYPLEYIQPHNRLGVHSTWRDDPKALRLQRGGPMVWLHPEDAKERGIEDGDTVVMHNELGEIEGTAKYYPSMPRGTTMQYFAWERYQYPNRQNFNTLLPMRMKPTQLIQYPEENGEHLHFFPNFWGPTGVNNDTHVEVRPKGGDSQ, from the coding sequence ATGAGCAAGACGGATCCACACGACACGACAGACCGAACCGACGACGCGAACAGTTCCGGAAGCGAGGGCGGCCTCGACCGCCGTCGCTTCCTGCAGGGAACCGGTCTCGCCGCCCTGGCGGGCGCCAGCGGGCTCGGTGCCGCATCCGAGCTTTTGAATTTCGGCGGGCTCGAGACCGTCGACGATCCGATCGGCAACTACCCGTACCGCGAGTGGGAGGACCTCTACCGCGAGGAGTGGGACTGGGACAGCGTCGCCCGCTCTACCCACGGGATCAACTGTACCGGTAGCTGCTCGTGGAACGTCTACGTCAAAAACGGCCAGGTGTGGCGCGAAGAGCAGGCCAGCGACTATCCGGACATCAACCCCGACTTGCCCACGAACAACCCACGGGGCTGTCAGAACGGAGCCTGCTTCAGCGACTACGTCAACGCGGATCACCGCGTGAAATATCCGCTCCGCCGGACCGGGGAACGCGGCGAGGGCAAGTGGGAGCGCATCTCCTGGGATGAAGCGCTCGAGGAGATCGCAGAACACGTAATCGAGAAGGTCCAGGAGGGCGAGTACGACGGGATCGACAGCTACACCCCGATCCCCGCGATGAGCCCCGTCTCCTTTGCCTCCGGTACGCGCTTTGTCAACCTGCTGGGCGGCGTCAGCCACTCGTTTTACGACTGGTACTGTGACCTGCCACCGGGCCAACCGCTGACGTGGGGTCACCAGACTGACAACGCAGAGAGCTCGGACTGGTACAACGCCGACTACCTCATCGCGTGGGGATCGAACATCAACATGACACGCATCCCCGACGCCAAATACTTCACCGAGTCCCGCTACGGGGGCGCAAAGACCGTCGGCGTCTTCAGCGACTACTCCGCAACGGCAATTCACACCGACGAGTGGCTCAGTCCGGACTACGGCACCGACGCAGCACTCGCGCTCGGCATGGCGAGAGTCATCGTCGAGGAGGAACTGTACGACGAGGCTCACCTCAAAGAGCAAACCGACATGCCGATTCTGGTCCGGGAGGACACCGGGAAGTTCCTTCGTGCGGACGACGTCGGAATAGACGCCGACGACCCGGAACACGCGATGGTGATGGTCGATGCCGACGACAACCTCCGGGTCGCTCCCGGATCGCTCGGCACCCGTGAGGGTAAACTCGACTTCGAGTCCTCGATCGAGATCGACTTCGATCCGCAACTCGACGTCGAGACGACCGTCGCGACCGCGGACGGCGACGTGCACGTGCGGTCTGTGTGGAACAATCTCCGCGACCGGCTCGCGGAGTATACCCCCGAACGCGTCCACGAGGAAACCGGCGTCGGCCGCGAAACGCACCAGCGCATCGCACGGGAGTTTGCCGACGTCGACAGGGGGAAGATCGTTCACGGGAAGGGCGTAAACGCCTGGTACCACAACGACCTCGGAAACCGCGCGCTACAGTTGTTGCTCACGTTGACCGGGAACCTCGGGGAGAACGGGACCGGCTTCGACCACTACGTCGGTCAGGAGAAGATCTGGCTGTTCAGAGGCTGGCAGAACCTCTCGTTCCCGACCGGCGACGTCCGCGGGATGCCGACGACGCTGTGGACCTATTATCACGCGGATATTCTGGACGTACTCGAGGACGACGACCAGGAGTGGGTACCCGACGAGTACGACACCGCAGAGCGAATCAGGGAATCCATCGACGAGGGATGGATGCCGATGCACCCCGAAGAGCGCGAGGACGGAACCCGCCCGGATCCGAACACGATGTTCATCTGGCGGGCCAACTACTTCGGGCAGGCGAAAGGCGGTCGGTTCGTCGAGGAGAACCTCTGGCCGAAGCTGGACCTCGTGGTCGACATCAACTTCCGGATGGACACAACGGCCCTGTACAGCGACATCGTGCTCCCGGCGGCGACCTGGTACGAGAAGTACGACCTGAACGTAACGGACATGCACACGTACGTCCATCCGTGTACGCCCGCGATCGAGCCGATGGGCGAGTCCAAGCCCGACTGGGAGATCTTCCGGCTGCTGGCCGAGAAAGTCCAGGAGATCGCCCAGGAGCGCGGTATCGATCCGATACCGGACCGGTCGTTCGACCGGGAGATCGACCTCCAGTCGATCCACGACGACTACGTCCGCGACTGGCTTACCGGCGAGGAGGGTGCCCTCGACGACGGGCTGGCGGCGGCGGAGTTTATTCTCGAAAACTCCGACGAGACGAACCCGGACTATCTCGACGAGCAGATCACGTTCGAGGACACGGTCGAGCACCCCCAACGGTTCCTCGGGGTCGACCCTCACTGGACATCTTCCGGGGAACTCGATCAGGACAACCCGTACGTTCCGTGGCAGGACCACATCGAGGATAAGGTTCCCTGGCGGACGTACACCGGCCGCCAGCAGTACTACATCGACCACGACTGGTTCCTGGATTTCGGTGAGGAGCTTCCCACCTTCAAGGAGCCACTCGAGACACAGGACACCGACGAGTATCCCCTCGAGTACATTCAGCCACACAACCGGCTCGGCGTTCACTCGACGTGGCGAGACGATCCGAAGGCACTCCGGCTCCAGCGTGGCGGACCGATGGTGTGGCTCCATCCAGAAGACGCCAAAGAGCGCGGGATCGAGGACGGCGACACCGTCGTGATGCACAACGAACTCGGCGAGATCGAGGGCACCGCGAAGTACTACCCGAGTATGCCCAGAGGGACGACGATGCAGTATTTCGCGTGGGAGCGGTACCAGTACCCCAATCGGCAGAACTTCAACACGTTGCTCCCCATGCGGATGAAGCCGACACAGTTGATCCAGTACCCGGAGGAAAACGGCGAACATCTCCACTTCTTCCCGAACTTCTGGGGTCCGACCGGCGTGAACAACGACACCCACGTCGAGGTGCGGCCGAAAGGAGGTGACTCACAGTGA
- a CDS encoding helix-turn-helix domain-containing protein, which translates to MSIQEYGGNTGESIDRTTGNCVRLELRLRPGDAYSCPLTRPFDSSGGDPVSSRRFGETDVSDIQFARSETGCLIDFVLESGEVVSTSGRGGNASCLCDTFQRFDCVPKYTDVSDGWLHVTTHIRERNRIRPLVSELKSVVEAVVVDRLVVTEPGNCNNLVLFDRSTLTEKQREAVEAAIERGYFSSGTDVCLEEIARDLDIGKSALSERLRTAQSKLVTNLF; encoded by the coding sequence ATGAGTATTCAAGAGTACGGGGGAAACACAGGAGAATCAATCGACCGCACGACCGGTAACTGTGTCCGCCTGGAACTGCGTCTTCGGCCGGGAGACGCCTACTCGTGTCCGTTGACCCGCCCGTTCGACTCGTCCGGCGGCGATCCCGTCTCCTCGCGGCGGTTCGGGGAAACGGACGTGTCCGATATCCAGTTCGCCAGGAGCGAGACGGGATGCCTCATCGATTTCGTGTTGGAAAGCGGTGAGGTCGTTTCGACCAGTGGCCGGGGCGGGAACGCGTCATGTCTTTGTGACACGTTTCAGCGGTTCGACTGCGTACCAAAGTATACCGACGTCTCCGACGGTTGGTTGCACGTGACCACCCATATCAGAGAGCGGAACCGAATCAGACCGCTCGTGAGCGAACTGAAATCGGTGGTCGAAGCGGTCGTCGTCGATCGCCTCGTCGTGACCGAACCCGGAAACTGCAATAATCTGGTGCTTTTCGATCGGTCGACGTTAACCGAAAAACAGCGCGAGGCTGTCGAAGCGGCTATCGAACGCGGCTACTTTTCCAGCGGCACGGACGTTTGCCTCGAGGAGATCGCCCGCGATCTCGACATCGGCAAATCTGCACTCTCCGAGCGCCTCCGTACTGCCCAGTCGAAGCTCGTGACGAACCTCTTCTAG
- a CDS encoding GAF domain-containing protein: protein MSEQLLEQRTETHRRKEELTVLLVAPSTLLPELEGGIRPEIDRVVSTTSVESALVLLEGSTVDCVVSELRLDDGDWRTLLNRVRERKASVPFVLWTAEGNESVASEGIAAGLSDYIPRESTEDVAFEAAARRIRRTVERVTDRNGGTKRELETVADLNGRLGRSDSIEDGLHVVLTDVCEMTEWEYAELWVPDRDRSELVHAKSYLLDDTFQEFIEVTRTTRFQKGEGLPGRVWATGDTEWIRDVSDLSPDKYIRTGIADESDISTAFGIPVLVDGRLEAVLAYYLTEPRTFDCERAAVVETLAASFGNLIATKRADVRVGDRPVDDRYESRLETLKAVTAELREANTEEEIARTLIEGIAELPGVSLPVAYLYDNRDARLVPAAAGGAVPLEGIPDALPGESVVWQAFSEGVIKRLDEGQLVDEFFPAGTDPRRQLVVPIGEEGVLIVGESGGAPGSSRLDILQAVCRLAGEVLARQRREEELAERNQEFEALRARADRGDRIFETVEDAVAAVVNADSRTAVSRRICTALAGLPRVDGAWIGVPNPDRRELEVAARVGIPDAYVDAVPLALEDDATRPAVRAATLGEPVVERHVAEFPQEDGWRRYALLYDLRSVVSVPVQHDEFLHGVLTVVSTDPEAFDDRLRSVLVQLGRLVGHGFRALDRRDALMAENPAGVTVELSGSRDVFDRLVANCGTTLHIRNMARRSDGSSLVHFVAEDADADAVATYLEQASVVQNYRTLSGEQSPGFEAVIAGDCIATEMAGLGAEVRSITVSRRGTRIDLSTPRQRDNREFISRLKDVYPGAELKAYVTDPQPGSASTPAFEELLTDRQREILETAYHAGFFDQPRKSTGKEIAESLDISQPAFSTQLRAIQRKIVESVYGCETTDRA, encoded by the coding sequence ATGTCGGAACAACTCCTTGAGCAACGCACCGAAACGCACCGGCGGAAAGAGGAATTGACAGTTCTCCTCGTTGCGCCGTCGACGCTTCTCCCCGAACTCGAGGGCGGTATCCGGCCGGAGATTGACCGCGTCGTCTCCACCACTTCCGTCGAGAGCGCGCTCGTGTTGCTCGAAGGATCTACAGTCGACTGTGTGGTCAGCGAACTCCGACTCGACGACGGCGACTGGCGCACGCTCTTGAACCGGGTGCGGGAACGGAAGGCCTCGGTTCCGTTCGTGTTGTGGACAGCCGAGGGGAACGAGTCCGTCGCAAGCGAGGGAATCGCGGCCGGTCTTTCGGATTACATCCCGCGGGAGTCGACCGAAGACGTTGCTTTCGAGGCGGCCGCACGCCGGATCCGCAGAACCGTCGAACGCGTTACCGACAGAAACGGAGGAACGAAACGCGAGCTCGAAACCGTCGCGGATTTGAATGGACGCCTGGGTCGCAGCGATTCGATCGAGGACGGACTGCACGTCGTGCTCACTGACGTCTGCGAGATGACCGAATGGGAGTACGCCGAACTGTGGGTTCCCGACCGCGACCGATCGGAACTCGTCCACGCCAAGTCCTACCTCCTCGACGATACATTCCAGGAGTTTATCGAGGTAACGCGGACGACGAGGTTTCAGAAAGGCGAAGGGCTGCCCGGACGAGTGTGGGCAACGGGGGATACCGAGTGGATCCGGGACGTCTCTGATCTCTCGCCGGACAAATACATCCGGACTGGGATCGCAGACGAGTCGGACATCAGCACAGCGTTCGGGATTCCGGTACTCGTTGACGGTCGGCTGGAGGCGGTACTGGCGTACTACCTGACGGAGCCACGCACGTTCGACTGTGAACGCGCGGCCGTCGTCGAAACTCTCGCAGCGAGTTTCGGAAACCTGATCGCGACCAAACGCGCAGACGTACGGGTTGGGGACAGGCCGGTCGATGACCGGTACGAGTCTCGGCTGGAGACGCTGAAAGCCGTCACGGCGGAACTACGCGAAGCTAACACGGAAGAAGAGATCGCCCGAACTCTCATCGAGGGCATCGCGGAGCTTCCCGGCGTGTCGCTCCCCGTGGCGTACCTGTACGACAACCGCGACGCGCGACTCGTTCCGGCCGCGGCCGGCGGAGCCGTCCCCCTCGAGGGAATTCCTGATGCATTACCCGGCGAAAGCGTCGTCTGGCAGGCGTTCTCGGAGGGCGTGATAAAACGACTGGACGAGGGACAACTCGTCGACGAGTTTTTCCCCGCCGGCACCGACCCCCGTCGTCAGCTGGTGGTCCCGATCGGCGAAGAGGGTGTGCTGATCGTCGGTGAATCCGGGGGTGCACCCGGCTCGTCTCGGCTCGACATCCTGCAAGCGGTGTGTCGGCTGGCAGGCGAGGTACTCGCACGGCAACGCAGGGAAGAAGAGCTCGCCGAGCGCAACCAAGAGTTCGAGGCGCTACGGGCCAGGGCCGACCGTGGGGATCGAATCTTCGAGACGGTCGAAGACGCCGTCGCCGCAGTGGTCAATGCGGACTCCAGAACGGCGGTTTCCCGGCGGATCTGTACGGCACTCGCCGGACTTCCACGAGTTGACGGCGCCTGGATCGGCGTCCCCAATCCCGACCGTCGTGAACTGGAAGTAGCGGCTCGCGTCGGGATTCCGGACGCATACGTAGACGCCGTTCCGCTCGCGCTGGAAGACGACGCCACGCGGCCGGCTGTTCGAGCGGCGACACTGGGTGAACCAGTCGTCGAACGGCACGTGGCGGAATTCCCGCAGGAAGATGGATGGCGACGCTACGCGCTCCTGTACGATCTCCGGTCGGTCGTCAGCGTCCCGGTACAGCACGACGAGTTCCTCCACGGCGTCCTCACCGTCGTCAGTACTGATCCGGAGGCGTTTGACGATCGGCTGCGATCGGTTCTCGTCCAGCTGGGGCGGCTCGTCGGGCACGGATTCAGGGCGCTCGACCGACGCGACGCCTTGATGGCTGAAAACCCGGCCGGGGTGACAGTCGAACTGTCCGGCTCCCGGGACGTGTTCGACCGGCTCGTCGCAAACTGTGGAACGACGCTGCACATTCGAAATATGGCCCGACGCTCCGACGGTAGCTCGCTCGTACATTTCGTCGCCGAGGATGCCGACGCCGACGCGGTTGCGACGTACCTGGAACAAGCATCGGTCGTCCAGAACTACCGCACACTCTCCGGGGAACAGTCGCCGGGTTTCGAGGCGGTCATCGCCGGGGACTGTATCGCCACGGAGATGGCGGGCCTCGGTGCGGAGGTTCGCTCGATCACTGTGTCACGCCGGGGAACACGGATCGACCTTTCGACCCCGCGCCAGCGGGACAACCGCGAGTTCATCTCGCGCCTGAAAGATGTGTACCCCGGGGCCGAGCTGAAGGCGTACGTGACTGACCCTCAGCCGGGATCGGCATCCACGCCAGCGTTCGAGGAACTGCTGACCGACAGACAGCGAGAGATCCTCGAGACGGCGTACCACGCCGGGTTCTTCGACCAGCCCCGAAAGAGCACGGGCAAGGAAATCGCCGAATCGCTGGACATCTCCCAGCCGGCGTTCTCGACACAGCTTCGTGCAATCCAGCGCAAAATCGTCGAATCGGTGTACGGTTGTGAGACCACAGATCGTGCGTGA
- a CDS encoding cytochrome b, translating into MSRLDRYYRRGYAWFDERLDLDSERSTLGKAFPAEDSFLLGEIALFSFVVLVLTGIFLGFFYQPITAMVEYQGSVAQYHGEEVPHAYASVLAITHDISYGMFIRRLHHWAAHLFIASAALHMMRVFFQGAYRNPREPNWVIGVLLVVLGMAAGFTGYVLPYDNFAAEAASIGYVVASSIPIVGGEIAWVLFGGDYPTALSIPRMYFLHVLVIPLLIGILLAAHMVILYRQKHTEGPRDEAFTGEPVTPADAPATASAEDGGAELGLPNEPTTTDGGQPEAAASADGDRTVDRDDDGVVVGLPLFPQQAALSAIVFFLTLGTLSLLSGFFSVHNIAEYGPYDPATTPELVLPDWYLMWMFGILKLLPDWAGVGPLSVEFVGGVLVTGLVILVVIAWPFIDRYEEPGHFVVDPLERDWQTATGVAGIAFLSVLSLGGMNTVVSDLTGIATSSLNPILLSLAIVLPIVAWLIVYASLGGFADDSGDGPEPSGGDEDA; encoded by the coding sequence ATGAGCCGACTCGACCGCTATTACCGGCGCGGCTACGCGTGGTTCGACGAGCGGCTGGATCTCGATTCCGAGCGAAGTACCCTCGGCAAAGCGTTCCCGGCGGAGGACTCGTTCCTCCTCGGGGAGATCGCGCTGTTCAGCTTCGTGGTGCTGGTGTTGACCGGAATCTTCCTCGGGTTCTTCTACCAGCCGATCACTGCGATGGTGGAGTACCAGGGAAGCGTCGCCCAGTACCACGGAGAAGAAGTACCCCATGCGTACGCGAGCGTGCTCGCGATCACCCACGACATCTCTTACGGGATGTTCATTCGGCGGCTCCACCACTGGGCAGCACACCTGTTCATCGCCAGTGCCGCGCTGCACATGATGCGGGTGTTCTTCCAGGGCGCCTACCGGAACCCGCGAGAGCCCAACTGGGTGATCGGTGTTTTGCTCGTGGTTCTTGGAATGGCCGCCGGGTTCACGGGGTACGTGCTCCCGTACGACAACTTCGCCGCGGAGGCAGCGAGCATCGGATACGTCGTCGCGAGTTCGATTCCGATCGTGGGCGGCGAAATCGCCTGGGTTCTCTTTGGAGGCGACTACCCGACTGCCCTCTCGATCCCCAGAATGTACTTCCTGCACGTGCTCGTGATCCCGCTTCTCATCGGGATCCTGCTCGCAGCGCACATGGTGATCCTTTATAGACAGAAACACACCGAGGGGCCGCGCGACGAAGCGTTCACCGGGGAACCGGTGACGCCCGCAGATGCCCCGGCGACGGCGTCGGCTGAGGATGGGGGAGCCGAACTCGGTCTCCCGAACGAACCCACAACCACCGACGGCGGACAGCCCGAAGCCGCGGCGTCGGCCGACGGCGACAGAACCGTCGATCGGGACGACGACGGCGTTGTCGTCGGGCTGCCGTTGTTCCCCCAACAGGCGGCTCTCAGTGCGATCGTGTTCTTCCTCACGCTGGGGACGCTGTCACTGCTGTCCGGATTCTTCTCGGTCCACAACATCGCGGAGTACGGACCGTACGATCCGGCGACCACGCCCGAGCTGGTCTTGCCGGACTGGTATCTGATGTGGATGTTCGGCATCCTGAAGCTGCTCCCCGACTGGGCCGGCGTCGGGCCGCTTTCTGTCGAGTTCGTTGGCGGCGTGTTGGTCACGGGACTCGTTATCCTCGTGGTCATCGCGTGGCCGTTCATCGACCGGTACGAGGAGCCGGGTCACTTCGTTGTCGATCCCCTCGAGCGGGACTGGCAGACCGCCACCGGCGTGGCGGGCATCGCCTTCCTGTCGGTGTTGTCGCTCGGCGGGATGAACACGGTGGTCTCGGATCTCACCGGCATCGCGACGAGCAGCCTCAACCCCATCCTGCTTTCGCTTGCGATCGTCCTGCCGATCGTGGCGTGGCTTATCGTTTACGCGTCGCTGGGTGGCTTCGCCGACGACTCCGGGGACGGCCCGGAACCGTCAGGAGGTGACGAGGATGCGTGA
- a CDS encoding 4Fe-4S dicluster domain-containing protein produces MVLDLNKCIGCQTCTIACKTNWTDEPGREYMYWNNVETKPGQGYPRGWEDVGDGWASEDRTERSPGEIPSIEGYGRHWEFNHEEVLLEGSDEHIAPAEDPEWGVNWEEDEGAGQYPNSYYFYLPRLCNHCTHPSCVEACPRQAVYKRSEDGIVLVDQERCRGYRHCVEGCPYHKIYFNMEEKTAEKCIFCYPRIEGNGPDGEQHAPACADSCVTMLRYVGRLDDPTGPIHKLVEEWEVALPLHAEYHTDPNVFYVPPMSPGQHTEEGETVDADRIPPTYLEELFGPDVHDALDTLERERERVRVGEDSELMEILTTNDRENQYQMEVFADD; encoded by the coding sequence ATGGTGCTCGACCTGAACAAGTGTATCGGCTGTCAGACGTGTACGATCGCCTGCAAGACCAACTGGACCGACGAACCCGGGCGGGAGTACATGTACTGGAACAACGTCGAGACGAAGCCCGGACAGGGGTATCCCCGTGGCTGGGAGGACGTCGGCGACGGCTGGGCGTCCGAGGACCGTACCGAACGGTCTCCCGGCGAGATACCCAGCATTGAGGGGTACGGTCGCCACTGGGAGTTCAACCACGAGGAGGTGCTTCTCGAGGGGAGCGACGAGCACATCGCGCCGGCGGAAGACCCCGAGTGGGGAGTCAACTGGGAGGAAGACGAGGGGGCCGGCCAGTACCCCAACTCGTATTACTTCTATCTCCCCAGGCTGTGCAATCACTGTACACATCCCTCCTGCGTCGAGGCGTGCCCCCGACAGGCCGTCTACAAGCGCAGCGAGGACGGGATCGTGCTCGTCGATCAGGAGCGGTGTCGCGGCTACCGGCACTGTGTCGAGGGATGCCCCTACCACAAGATCTACTTCAACATGGAGGAGAAGACGGCCGAAAAGTGCATCTTCTGTTACCCTCGGATCGAGGGTAACGGGCCCGACGGCGAACAACACGCTCCCGCGTGTGCAGATTCGTGCGTGACGATGCTCCGGTACGTCGGTCGACTCGACGACCCGACCGGTCCAATCCACAAGCTCGTCGAGGAGTGGGAGGTTGCGCTCCCCCTGCACGCGGAGTACCATACTGACCCCAACGTGTTCTACGTGCCGCCGATGTCGCCGGGACAGCACACGGAAGAAGGCGAGACTGTCGACGCCGACAGGATTCCACCGACGTACCTCGAGGAACTGTTCGGCCCGGACGTCCACGACGCGCTGGACACACTCGAACGCGAGCGGGAACGTGTCCGTGTCGGGGAAGACAGTGAACTGATGGAGATACTCACGACGAACGATCGGGAAAACCAGTACCAAATGGAGGTGTTCGCCGATGACTGA
- a CDS encoding QcrA and Rieske domain-containing protein, whose translation MTADSNNERSGNSSEPCEGPCDGEGYPSIFRDDRAQVQRRTLAKGVVTVGGIASALSLAAPLSALRDVDVLDPAYTGPVYEENIHLVDADGERIHEEDLEYGDVITVFPEPRPDIRDAPTLLVRHPEAEYADETALEHTVSGYAAFSKICPHMACMVSQVDGNILVCPCHIGEFDPLEGAAVVGGPPPRPLPQLPITLSAEGYLIATGDFLAPVGVL comes from the coding sequence GTGACAGCCGATTCAAACAACGAGCGCTCTGGAAACTCCAGCGAGCCATGTGAGGGGCCTTGTGATGGCGAGGGGTATCCGAGTATCTTCCGCGATGATCGGGCACAGGTACAGCGCCGAACTCTCGCGAAGGGGGTCGTCACGGTCGGCGGCATCGCCTCCGCGTTGAGTCTCGCGGCGCCGCTTTCCGCGCTCCGGGACGTCGACGTGTTGGATCCTGCCTACACCGGACCCGTATACGAGGAGAACATTCACCTCGTGGACGCTGACGGCGAGCGGATCCACGAGGAGGACCTCGAGTACGGGGATGTCATCACCGTCTTTCCGGAACCGCGACCGGACATCAGGGACGCACCGACGTTACTCGTTCGTCATCCCGAAGCGGAGTATGCCGACGAAACCGCACTCGAACACACGGTGAGCGGGTACGCGGCGTTCTCGAAGATCTGTCCCCACATGGCGTGTATGGTGAGTCAGGTCGACGGGAATATCCTGGTGTGTCCGTGCCACATCGGGGAGTTCGATCCGCTAGAGGGGGCGGCAGTCGTCGGTGGGCCTCCCCCCCGTCCCCTCCCGCAGCTGCCGATCACGTTGAGCGCCGAGGGCTACCTCATCGCGACCGGGGACTTCCTGGCCCCGGTGGGGGTGTTGTGA